Genomic DNA from Noviherbaspirillum saxi:
TCGGCGCAAATGCAAGTATTGAACGGCATTGCCATCGTCACGCTGGCGATCGTGATTGCCTGGCTGGTCACAGGATTCTTCGGCATTCAGCAGGAAATCGCCGCCCTCAGTCGCGTAGCTCGTTAATCGGATTTCACAGGAGATCATCATGCATGCACTTCGCCTCACCCCGTCTGTTTCAGTGTGCAACCTGCATCGCCAGCGCGGCGCTTCGCTGCTGGAAGGCATCGCCTATCTCGGCATCGCCGCGATCATCATCCTCGGCGCGGTCGCGCTGCTGACCAGCGCGTTCAGCGGCGCCAATACCAATCGCGGCTACGAGGAAGTGACGGCGATCCGCACGGGGGTCAAACGGCTATACATGGGGCAGTCGGCTTCCTACGGCACGGGTGATCTGACCGCGACGTTGATCAGCGCCAAGGTGTTTCCTACCTCGCTGTCAGTCAGCGGCGCCTCGGTCAAGAATACGTGGAACGGCGATGTCTCGGTGACCGGAGCGAGTGCGAATTTCACCATTTCGTATGGCAACGTTCCGAGCGATGTCTGTATCAACATGGTCAGCGGCAGCAGTGATTGGGTGTCGG
This window encodes:
- a CDS encoding type 4 pilus major pilin, which codes for MHALRLTPSVSVCNLHRQRGASLLEGIAYLGIAAIIILGAVALLTSAFSGANTNRGYEEVTAIRTGVKRLYMGQSASYGTGDLTATLISAKVFPTSLSVSGASVKNTWNGDVSVTGASANFTISYGNVPSDVCINMVSGSSDWVSVKVGSGAAAAPPIAPATASSACGTGSSTIVWTGN